Part of the Kushneria marisflavi genome, GGCACTGATCCCCGAGGCCATCGCCTTTTCCATCATTGCCGGCGTCGATCCTCAGGTCGGGCTATATGCGTCCTTTTCGATGGCGGTGGTCATCTCGATTACCGGCGGACGGCCGGCGATGATTTCGGCAGCCACCGGTGCCATGGCGCTTTTGATGGTGACGCTGGTACGCGATCACGGCCTTGAATATCTGCTGGCGGCGACCATCCTGACCGGGCTTTTGCAGATTCTGTGGGGCTATCTGAAACTGGCCAATCTGATGCGCTTTGTCTCCCGCTCGGTGGTGGTCGGCTTTGTCAACGCACTCGCCATCCTGATCTTCATGGCGCAATTGCCGGAGATCACCGGCGCCAATGCCACGCTGACGGTCTACGCCATCATGCTGGGCGGGCTGGCGATCATTTATCTCTTCCCGTATGTGCCGAAGGTGGGCAAGGTCGTCCCTTCGCCGATGGTCTGTATTGTGCTGATGACGGCCGTAGCCATGATCTTCGGGCTTGATGTGCGCACCGTGGGGGACATGGGCAGTCTGCCGGATAGCCTGCCGGTCTTCCTGATTCCTGATATTCCGCTCAATCTCGATACGCTCATGATCATCTTCCCCTATGCCCTGACCCTGTCGATGGTCGGGCTTCTGGAGTCGATGATGACCGCCACCATCGTCGATGATCTGACCGATACGCCCAGTGACAAGAATCGTGAATGCCGAGGCCAGGGCATTGCCAACGTGGCGACCGGTTTTCTGGGCGGCATGGCCGGCTGTGCCATGATCGGCCAGACCGTCATCAACGTGAAATCCGGCGGGCGGACAAGGCTTTCGACCATGACGGCGGGTGTGGGGCTTTTGATCATGGTGGTCTTTCTGGGCCCCTGGGTGGCACAGATTCCGATGGCCGCGCTGGTCGCCGTGATGGTCATGGTCTCGATCGGTACCTTTGACTGGGGCTCGATCCGTGATCTGCCCAAAAAGCCGCTGACCACCAACATCGTCATGCTCGCTACCGTGGCGGTGACCGTGGCTACGCATAATCTGGCCATGGGCGTACTGGTCGGCGTGCTGCTGGCGGCGCTTTTCTTTGCCAACAAGATTGGCCGAATCCTGCAGATTGATAGCGTGCTTGCCGAGCAGGAAGGCAAGCAGCAGCGTGACTATCACGTGCGCGGTCAGGTTTTTTTCGCCTCGACCACTCGCTTTGCCGATGCCTTTGACGTCAAGGAGGGGGTAGATCGGGTCTGCATCAACGTGACGCACGCCCATTTCTGGGACATTACAGCGGTCGAGGTACTGGATCGAATCGTCATGAAGTTTCGTCGAGAGGGCATCGATGTCGAGGTGATCGGGCTCAACGAAGCCAGTCAGACCATGGTCGATCGCTTTGGGGTACACGACAAGACCGATGGCATTATAGAGCCGGGCGGTCACTGAGCGTCATCATGTTTCCGGGCCACGGCATGTGTGCCCGGTATGAGCCACACTCGAACAACGACACGTGTTGCGGGAGATTCCCATGAGCAGAACCATCATTGCCTGCTTCGATGATCAGGCACGCTCTGACAGCGCCATCGGTGACTATGCGGCCTGGGCGGCCCGCCGGATCGAGGCGCCCTTGTGTCTTTTGCATGTTCTTGAGCAAAAAGTCATCACGCATGAGGATTATTCCGGCCAGATCGGGCTGGGGACTCGTGAGCGCATGCTGGAGGAGCGCACCGAAGAAGAAGGGCGAATGATTCGTCAGGCGCGTGACGAAGGACGCCAGATGCTTGAGGCGCTCAAGGCGCGTTTGACCGATGACACCCTGACGCCACAGACCCAGCAGCGCCATGGCGTGCTGGCAGAGACCCTGCGTGAACAGTGTCAAAAAGAGGATCTACTGGTACTGGGGCGATGTGGCCATCAGCACGATCATGAAGATGAAAGCACATCACTGGGCGCGCATCTGGAAGATCTGGCGCAGCATCTCGATGTGCCCATGCTGATCGCTCCGGCCCGGTTTCAGGTGCCGGCTCGTGCCATGGTGGCCTTCGATGGCAGTGAAAGAGGTCTTGAGCAGCTTTCGCGGCTGGTCAAATGGGGTTGGCTTGAAGGGCTCGAAACGCATGTGGTGCATGTCAGCGAACCGGCTGACAAGGCACCGGCCGAGCGTGGCGCTGAACTGTTGAAGGCGGCCGGTATTGATGCCCAGCCTGTCACTCTGGAAGGGGATGCCGGGCGCAAGCTACCGGCCTACGCTCGTGAGCAGGCGATCGATTTTGTCGCGATGGGCGCCTATGGACACAGCTCGCTGCGGCGCTTTTTGATGGGCAGTACGACCCACAGGTTGCTGGAGGCGATGCCGGGCGCGATTCTTTTGATGCGCTGATCACACCCCCACCGCCAGTAAAAAGGGGCGCCCGACCGGGCGCCCCTTTTTTGATCGGCTTCACAAGAGACGTTACTGCCCCATTGTGACCATGTCGCCCTTGAAGGCCACTTCGGTCACGACGTTGCCGGCACGGCACTCATAGCGCTGACTGTCCGGATTGGCGCGCTGTTCGTAGTAGCTGGTGATATTGACGATAGCATTGGCGCCGACCTGACGGGCACGCTCCTGCAGGGCCAGCAGCGACTGAAGCGCCGCCAGACGACAGGATTCGTCATCGGTACGTAGGGCTGCGCGTACCTTGTTGGAACTATAGAAGCCGCCACGACGTGTCTGAATGGCCGGATGCTGCTGGTCGGCAAAATAGAGCCGGATCGAGGGGTCGAGCTTTTCCTGCGCCTCGGGCTGCGTCATGACCTCGGACAGCGGCTGCATCAGAAAGGTGTTGCGTGCCTGTGCAGGGCCTGCCGTGGCCAGCATGATCAGGGCACCCGTCATGGCGGCAGCCAGTGAGACTTTAAAGGGCAGGTGGAAGGTCATCGAACGTCCTCCGGGAGGTATCAAAAAGGCAGGGTGCACAATGTAGCCTTTCACACACGTTTGCGAAAGGCCACGATGCGGGCCTCAGTCTGAAAACGGTTTACGAAAGGCCTGAAAGCAGTGCTGATTTCGCGGCAGTGCCACGACCCGGTGCGCATCGAGCCCCGGCACCCTGACGGGCTCAAGCTGCGCAAACGCTGGAATATCCTCGGGGCTGACCCGGTTATAAGGGGGGTGGTCATTCCAGCCCAGCAGCAGTAATCCGCCGGGACGCAGACAGTCAATGCAGGCGGTAAAGGCCTGTTCCACATCGGCCAGCTCATTCAACCCCCAGCCCAGCACGCCGTTACATAGCACGGCGTCGAGCCCCTCATCCGGGATATGATCGCCGAGCATGGTCAGGTTGCCCACGATATGGCTGTCTCCGCCAAAGGGGCGCTTGGCGGCGTCCAGATCGATGGTGGTGACCTCGGTGTCGCCCAGCAGTGACGGATAGTGATGGGTATACCAGCCACAGCCCACCATCAGCACGCGACGAATGCTGTCATCGCCTGCGATGGCCGGCAGAATGTGGTTTTCAAACATGATGCGGTCACGGTAAGGATAACGCAGCCGGACACCATGATGGTCCAGCGTGCGAAGGGTCGTGGCCGTCCAGCCATATAGCGCTGCCTTGAACGTCATGTATCGTCTCTCGTTATTGTCTTGTCGTGATACGAAACACTCAAAAACGAGCGCACTGCCTGATGCTGGCCTGAAAAAGCGCGATCAGAACAGTCCGCCGTTGACGGCAATCACCTGGCGGGTCACGTAGCTGCTGTCTTTCGAGCATAAAAAGCTGATGACACCGGCCACTTCCTCGGCATCGCCCATGCGCTGCATCGGGACGATTTTTTTGATGTCCACATCGATGTTATCGGTCATGTCGGTATTGACCCAGCCCGGCGCAATACAGTTCACCGTAATCTTTCTTTTGGCCAGCTCAAGCGCCAGCGATTTGCTGGCGGCGATCAGGCCGCCCTTGGCCGCGCCATAGTTGACCTGCCCACGATTGCCGATCACGCCGGCGGCGGAGGAGAGCACCACGATGCGACCGGGCTTTCGACGCTGAATCATGGGCATCACCAGCGGCCTGAGTACGTTGTAAAACCCGCCCAGATCCACGTTGAGCACGCTGTCCCACTGCTCATCAGACATGCCCGGGAAGGGGGCATCCTGATGAAAGCCGGCGTTGAGCACCACGCCATGATAGGCCCCGTGCTCGGCGATATCAGCCTCAAGACAGGCGCGTGCCTGCTCGCGGTCGCCGACATCGAATGACAGCAGGCGTGCCTGGCGACCCATGGCGGTGATTTCATCGGCCACGGCACGTGCGCCGGCCTCGCTGTGGCGATAGTGCACGACGATATCAAAACCGTCGCGTGCCAGACGCAGGGCGGCCGCCCTGCCGATGCCGCGACTGGCGCCGGTAATCAGGATGGTCTGTGACATGTCATCTTCCGATAGCGTTGGAGGGTATGTTCGTTGGCAATGAAGGGTTGAATGGACGGTGCGGCGATCATGCGTCATCCGGGGTCTGTAAAACACTCAACGTTGCCCTGGCCAGCCAGTCGTGTTCGGGGGTATCACCACTTCGGTAGAGCACTCCTTCAAAGGTGCCCAGGCCACTGTCGGCGACGGTGTCCACGCTGACTCTGACTTCCAGCGGGCAGTCAAAACTCAGGTAATCAGTGTTCGCCTCGAATCGTCGAGCGCCCAGCAGCATGCCCTGTCTGGGTGTGCCGCCCTCGCGAGGCTGCAGGGTTGACCAGGCCGCCGAGGCCTGGGCCATCCATTCCAGTGCCACCTGTACCGCAATGCCGCGGGTGCCGGCAAAAAGATCCCCGGATGAGGGGGTTACGGCGGCCACGATATGGTGCTCATCAGCATTGATGACGTGGTCGAGCAGACACATCGGCCCCTGATGCGGCACCAGCGAGGCCACGGGTGGCCAGACAGATTCCGGGCTGGACTCAGGCATCGTGACGCTCCAGCACCAGAGCGGCGTTGTTGCCGCCAAAGGCAAAGGCGTTGGAAAGCGCCACGCGCGGCTGTCCGGTGATCCCGGCATCTACCAGCGACAGGGGCATCAGCGAGGCGTCGAGCGGCTGATCATGAACATGGCGCGGCAGAAAGCCGTGTTCCAGCGCCAGCCAGCAAAAGGCGGCTTCAAGCGCACCGGCCGCGCCCAGCGTATGGCCGGTCAATGCCTTGGTCGAGCTGGCCGGCGGCTGGCGGCTGCCAAACACATCATGAAGGGCCAGCGCTTCCATCGCATCGTTATGTGTGGTCGCCGTGCCGTGCAGGTTGAGGTAGTCGATATCACCGGGAGTGCGGCCGGCCATGTCGAGCGCCTGACGGATGGCGGCGATGGCGCCGTGTCCATCCGGGGCTGGCGCCGAAATGTGATGGGCGTCCGAGCTTTCCCCGTAGCCGGTCAGCTGAATGCCGCCGGGCTCGCGGGTGACGATGAAAAGCGCCGCCGCTTCGCCGATGTTGATGCCACATCGGTCCGCCGTGAAGGGCTGACAAGGTGTATCGCTGATCGCGCCCAGCGCATCAAAGCCATGGACGGTCAGGTGACACAGGGTGTCGGCGCCGCCGGCGATCACGGCGTCGGCCTGGCCTGAGAGCAGCAGGCGTCGAGCCGCGCTCAGTGCCCGGGCGCCAGAGCTGCAGGCCGTGGAGATGGTCCAGGCGGGCCCCGAGAGGCCGAGGTGCGCGCGAATGAAATGGGCCGGCGCGCCCAGCTCCTGATGGGCATAGCGATAGTGTTCGTCAAAGTCGTTGCCGGGCCCGGTACGGGCGATGGCCGCCTCGGTTTCGGAGATGCCCGAGGTGCTGGTGCCCATGACCACCGCAATGCGATCCGGGGCGTGGTGTTTGAGCGCCTCATCCAGCTGTGGACTCAGCGCCGCCAGTGCCGTGGCAATGAGGCGGTTATTGCGGCTGGTATGCTCGACCGGCCAGCCCTTGGACGAGACCAGCGCCGTCGTGATATCGCCCAGCGCCAGTACGCGCCCTGGCGTGTAGCGCTCGCTGTTGGTCAGCCCGCGCTGCCCTGTGGCCAGCGCCTTCATGATGGTGTCGTGGTCTCCGCCGAGGCTGCAGATCACGGCCGGCGAGGAGAGTCGGCAATCCTTACGCGTCATGGCGTCTTTCCCGCGTTTTGAGTGTTGCCGAAGGGCGTGATGACCATGCGATAACCAATCTGGAAATCGGTCAGGACGTCATGGGCCTGGTCGGTGGGGTGATCAATGGTATCGATGCGAGCCATGAGCGTGTCGCCGTCCAGAATCTCGCGCACTCGGCCATGTTCGAAACGCTGATCCTGTACCCGCCATGTACTGCCCTTGAAGACCGCCTGCAGATCGGCTTCGGGGCGCAGGCTCCATTCCAGACGCTGGGCAAACCATTTGGCCGGAAAGGGCGGCTCATCCATGATCGACTGGGTGTAGCGCGCGCCCTGATCGTCGCGTACCAGCGTGAACAGCCGCTGACCGGTGGGCGTGGCAATCACCACGCGCATCCCCTGATCAGAGAGACGAATGACCGACAGCAGTGTCTGCTCGGGGCGTGAGGCATCAAAGGGAGTAATGGTCAGCTTGCGCTTGAGCGTTTGTGTTTCGCCCTGCCAGCCGGGCGCCGACTGGGGTGCCATGGCCGGCACGCCACAGCCGGCAAGCAGGGTCAGCATCAGCAAAAGCGCGGCGGGCCAGAGTCGTCGGGACATAAAAAGGGCTGTCATGCGGCGTGTCCACACAGTTGGGCCAGCGTGTTGAGATGGCGACGCGGCTGGCTGACGAAGGGGTTGTTGTCATCCCAGGCATAGCCTGCCAGCACGGCGCTGATCATGCGCCGCAGGTAGGCCGGTGGCTCGGGATGGAAGATGATGGCCGGCAGTCGGCCATCGTACCAGGCATCCACAAAGGCGCGGAAGGTATCGATGCCGTGACGCAGCGGGTGCTCGAAATCTTTCTGCCAGTCCACAACCTGGCCCTCGAGCTGTGCTCTGACCAGCGGTACGGCCAGACAGGCCGAGCGCACGGCGATAGTGACACCGGAGGAAAAAATGGGATCGAGAAATTCTCCGGCGTTGCCCAGGATGGCGTAGCCCGGCCCGGTGAGCGTGGTGACATTGCGGCTGTACCCGCCAAGTGCTGCCACTTCGCGATGAGGCGTGGCGGGGTCGAGCCAGTCATCAAGCTCGCCAAAGGCCTCAAGGCACGCCTGAAAGCGCTGTGGCGCGTCGGCATCCGGGGGCGCCAGTCGTGAAAGCTCATCAGGCGCGCCGACAAAGCCGGCCGAGGCCCGGCCGTTGGCAAAGGGAATCACCCAGTACCAGACATTGGCCTGTGGATGCAGCCCGATCTGAATCTTGGTGCGGTCAAACCCGTGTTCGCGACAGGCCTCGGGCGTCAGCGATAGATGGGTGAACAGGGCCTGGCGCGGCGTCAGATGGGTTTCTTCCAGCGTGTTTTCCAGCCGCCCCAGCACCTGGGCCAGACCGCTGGCATCGAGCACGAAGCGGGCCCTGAGCTGCCAGCAGTGGTCCTGCTCATCACGAATGGTCAGTGTCGGGATCTCGGGGTGGCGATCAAAGGCCATGACCCGCTGACCAAAACGCACCTCGGCGCCGCGCTCACAGGCGGCCTCGATCAGGCGCTGATCGAAGTCGGCACGCTCGACCTGCCAGGCCTGCCCCGTCCCTTCGCTCGACTTGTCCTGGAAGTTGATGTTGACCCGCTCATCGCCGCGGACAAAGCGGGCACCATTTTTCATCTGATAGCCGGCACCCGAGACCACTTCGGCCAGTCCTGCCATTTCAAGGTCCATCAGACACTGCGGCAAAAGGCTCTCGCCGATGGAAAAGCGCGGGAAGTGCGTCGCCTCGATCACGATGATGCGATGGCCGGCCCTGGCCAGCATGGCGGCCGCCACGGCACCGGCAGGCCCGGCACCGATGATGGCCACATCGGTGTCATGCAGAGGCATTTCGGTCTCGGCAGGGGTGGGCACAGAAGTGGTCATGGCGTTATCCGTGGTCGTGTTCATGGTCGGAAGTCGTTGTCTGATCCCCAGGCAGGCGATGCTGCACCAGCGCCGTGAGCAGCCAGACGCTGGCAAGGCCGATCAGGGTGGTCATGCCGATATGATGAAGTACCGGCGTGGCGCTGAAGGCCAGCAGGCCAAAGGCCAGAAGACTCGAGATGATCGACAGCGTGATCGCAAGCCAGGCGTGGTGCGCTCTGGGATGTTCCTGCATGAAGATGCCAGCGTCCAGCCCGATTCCCAGCACCAGCAACAGCGCCAGCTGATGAAACAGATTAAGCGGCACGCCCAGCAGGGCATAGAGCGTCAGCACGGTCAAAATGGCGCCGCCGGCTGGTGCAATGACGCGCCAGGTGCGCCAACGATAGCGCAGGGCCAGCATCAGGGTCAGCACCACAAGCGCGCCGGCCACCCACTGCGCGATCTGGCGGCGCAGCTTGCCCAGCACGTTGCTGATCTGCTCGACCCGGTCGACCAGCTCGATATGTTCATCGCTACGCGCCAGGCTCTCCAGTTGCTGGCGTCCGGCACTGTCGAGTCGGCCGTTCAGCGTGATCATGCCGGCGACCTGTCCCTTGCCGATATCGCCCAGCCACAGGCGCTGATCACTCTCGCCCAGGGGGCTGGCCAGCCAGTGATCCAGCGTCAGCGGTGGTGATGTTTCCAGCATGGCCATGGCGCGTTCGTACAGTGCCGGCGGCAGACCTGCCGAGGCGTATACGCGATCAAGCTGCTGCTGGTAAAGCGTGCGGGTGCGTTCAAGATTGGCGCTTTGACGTGCTCCTGAAGGAACGTGATCGGCCAGGCTGGTATGACTGCTCAGGTGGCCATCCTTCACCAGCCTGTCCAGCATCGGGTCAAGCGACTCCACCCGACCGAGAAAGCCCTCACTGTCGTGAGCCGTGATCAGGAGATAGACGGTGCCGGTATCGCGTCCTAGCTCGCGCTGAATCAGCGCTTCATCGCCGAGCAGCTGCTGTGAAGAGGTGTTGAGCAGACGCAGGCTGTCATCGCTTTGCAGGCGCACGCCGGCAATGACAACGGCGATCACGGCCAGTACCAGTGCCAGGCGCGGGCCGAGCCGACCACGAAGACGCTCGAGCACCTGCCAGAGCCGCCCGGCCAGTGTTTGCGTACCTGGAGTGGTGCGCACGCGCGTCATGGGCAGCCACAGCACCACGGTCAGCCAGGCGCCGATCAGGCCGCAGCCGGCAAACACTGCCATCTGACGAAGCCCAGGCATGGGGGTGAAAGCTTGGACCACATAGGCCATGACGCTGGTCACAAGACCAAGCGCCAGCCCCGGCAGCATGGTGCGCAGCCGAAATGTCCGGCCGGCCAGCACTCGGGCGCACTGAAGATGCAGGGCGTAGTCGATGGCCACGCCGATCAGGCTGCTGCCAAAGGCGATGGTCAACAGATGAATGCCCTGAAACCACCACAGGGTGATTGCCAGTGCAAACACACCGCCGGTTGCCAGTGGCAGCAGCAGGGTGGCGATCGTGACCGGTGAGCGAAACACCACCAGCAAAATGAGCAGTACCCCGATCAGTGAGCCCAGCCCGATGGTACTGATCTCGCTTCTGGCCTGATGGGCGCCGTCGGCGGCGTGAAAGACCATGCCGGAGCGCCAAAGATGCGCTTCTGGGTGCGTCTTTTGAAAGCTTGCGATGGCATCGGTCAAACGATCCTGCAGCCCCGTATCCCAGGCATTACCCGAAAGTGTTGCGGTCATGACAACCAGGTTTCGGCCATCGACCTTGAGCGTGACCAGATCGCCCTGCGTATCGAAGCGGGTGGAGAGCTGGCTGTCGAGCCAGCGGTTGAGCAGTCCGAAGGGGTCGCGCACCGGGTGCTGGTCGATTCCGGTGGGCATGACCAGTGAGGACAGCGACTGACGACGCAGGTCATCGGTGTCACCGCTGTCGATGGTCGCGCGCAGATCATCACTGAGCAGCCGATAGCGCGATGGCCCCAGTACTTCGAGCAGGCTGTCGAGCTGATAGTCGCCCGGGCGATAGCGCAGTTCGCTGACAACGCCTGCCGCCTCCAGATCGCTGGCCAGTTCGGCCGCCGCCTCTCCGGGTTGCTCGGCATCGAGCAGCAGCACAAACCGGTGCGTAAAGGGCGCGCTGAGCTGATCGTTGGCGCGATCAACCCCGGGAGACTGGTGGGTCTCGGGCAGCAGTGCCGTGATGCGGGTATCAAGACTTGCCCCGCGCAGCAGCTGCCAGGCGCTGAAGATCAGACAGATCGTCAGCACCAGCCCCCATAGAAGTGCCGGCAGTCGCAGCGAGCGCATTATGGCGAAGACACCTGTTGCGAAGCGGCGTCAGAGGCGCCGGGGCTTTCGTTCGGCGGCAGCAGATGAATATCGAGGCGATCGCCATCGGCCATGGCCATGCCGATCTGTTCAAGGCGCGCATCGCCATGCATGTCGATGGTATGGAGATAGTTCGCCAGCCCTTGCTGGCGTGGCACCAGCGTGGCATGCCAGTCCGCCTGATCGCCTTCAAGCGTGATGTCAAAGCGTTCTGCCAGCGCCGAGAACTGGCCGTTGAGCAGCTGCATGATCAGCGTCGCCACGCCGGCCGGATCATCGTTGATGTGCTCGCCGTTACGCTCAATGCCTGATTTTGAAAGCTCCATGGTCTCTTCTACCGGCGACTCCAGTGACCAGATCACGTGGTCGCCCTGTTCGAAGCGATAGCGACCGTGGCCATCGATCCGGGTGTCCAGATCGGCCAGATAGCGGGTCTGCTCGAAACGCCCGGACACGTCGCCCTGAGCGGCCAGGTGGTCTGCCAGAGTCTCAAGGCTCATGGCCCTGGCCGGCAGGGCGGCCATCCACAGTGGGAGGGTGACAACGAGAAGGCTCAGCGGTCGTAAACGCGTGCGACAAGACATGTAACTCAAGCTCCTGGGCCGGCAGGACAGCGGGTGTCCGTGGTTTAACGGGGTGGACGTGCGTTTTGCTTTTCGGACTGCCAGAACGGGTAAAAGTTGAACCACTGTAGCGGATAACGACAGCAGAAATGCTCCAGGCGCGAGACAAAGTGCTTCATGGTGCTGTCCATCCAGGCATCGCGCGTCCGGCGCGAAAGACTTGTGGCATCTCCCAGCGACTCAAAGTGCACGTAATGTGACTGTCCCTGCCGGGCGCAGACCAGCAGATACAGCGGACAGCGCAACAGCATGGCCAGCCAGAAGGCGCCTTCGGGAAAGGGCGCCGGTCGGCCGAGAAAATCGATCCAGCGACGTCGGGCGTCGGCTTCGATGGGTTCGCGGTCGGCGGCGATGACCACAAAGCCTCCCTCGGCCACACGAGCCTGAAGCCGCTGGGCCGTGGCAGGCCCCATGTCGCTGACCTCGATGATGTCCACCGACAGCGGGCGGTCGATATCGTTGAACAGGGAGTTGAAGCGCTGGGCGTGCTGAGTATGCATGACCACGCTCATCTTCAGATCGCGACGCAGTCGTCCGAGCGCCTGGCAGACCTCGTGGCTGCCCAGGTGCGTGACCACAATGATGCCGCCCTGACCGGAATCGATGGCAGCTCTGAGTGTTTCACGCTGCTCGATATGGATGGACTCGGGGGCAATGCGGCCGTAAAGCGCCAGCACCTTGTCCAGAATGGCCGTACCGAAGGTGGTGAAATGACGCACGGTGGTCAGACGCGGCATCGACACCGAGGGGCAAAAGGCCTTGAGTCGTGCCTGATATTCGCGTGAGGCACGTCGGGCGATCGGACGGCGCAGCCAGTAATAGATTCCGACCAGAAACAGCACGCCCTGATAGGCATGCGCTCCGAAACGGTCGTAAATGGCCAGCATCAGCCTGATGCCGCCAAGCGAGCCGGACTCACTGATGGCCGACCAGTGGCGCGGCGTACGTTTGCGTCGTGATGATGTCATGAAGAGCTCTTGTGTTGCGCCTCGCGCCGATGCCGGCAGCGCCTGAAGATCAGCATCGGCACTCGTATCAGCATGCCCAGCGTCAGACGCAGGTGCATGCGTGCCATCAGAACGTTGTCGCGAAAAAGGCGAAAGTGGGAGACGCCATCGGTGGGATAGGTTACCCGCACCGGCAGGTTATCGACCGGATGACCGGCCCAGAACCAGCGCACCAGCACCTCGGTATCAAACTCCATGCGATTGCCGCAGCCGTGGCGCAAGAGCATGGCATTGAGCGGGGCCAGCGGGTAAAGGCGCACGCCGCACATGGTATCGCGCAGCGCCATGGACAGCGTGTTGAACCAGACCCACACATGAGTGATGTAGCGACTGACAAAGCGATGAAGCGGCACGCTATGGTCAAAGCGCGGATAGCCGATCAAAAGCCGTTCGGGCGCCTGCCTTGCCGCCTCGATAAAAGGCGGCAGGCTGGCACGATCGTGCTGGCCATCGGCATCGACCTGAAGCGCATGGGTAAATCCTAGGGTCTGGGCATGAGCAAGGCCGTGGCGAACGGCATACCCCTTGCCGCGATTGTGCGGCAGGCGCAGCAGGTGCACATCACTTGCCTGCGCCAGACGATCGAGTACCCCGGCACAGGCCGCGTCGCTGCCATCATCGACCAGCACGATGGGTAGTTTCAGATCGGCGAGCCCCTCACAGGTCGCCACAATGGCGTGCTCATGGTTGTAGACGGGCACCAGCACGCAGGGCGTAAACGCGGCACGGTCTGGGGTGCGATTCATGAAGACTCCCGGGCGCCGGCGGCCGGATCGACACCGAGCAGACGCAGTTGCAGATGCTGACCCCGATGCGAGGCGACGGTGATGTTCAGATCGTCACGCTGGCGGGTCAGGGTCATGACAGCACGATCGCCTGGCAGCAATGGGGCAGGAAAGCGCACCCGACGCATGTCGCGCCATCGATCCGGTTCGCCGAAAAGGCGCTCGGCCTGCTGGCGCGCCCAGTGAATCAGGGCAATGCCGGGCACGATCGGGCGGCCCGGGAAGTGGCCTTCCAGTGCTGCCAGTCGCTCCGGGACCTCAAGCGTAATCCGGCGTTGATCGAACGTTGGAGACTCGATATCCAGCCAGCGTGGCTGTCGTCGATCGTCCAGATCATCAAACAGGTGGCGTGCCATGGTCCGGGTCAGCTTGCCCTGCGCGTTGACCGGCAAATGGTGCACAAAGCGCCAGAAGCGCGGCAGCACCACCGGCTCAAAGGCATCGGCCAGATGCTGTCGCAGGGCGCTGATGAGGGCTCGGCGCGTGTCATGATCATGAGCAATGCTTTCCTCGGTCATGGCCACAATGGCGCCAATGCGGCCGCCCGAATGATCGATGGTCAGACAGCGGGCACTCAGGACGCCAGCAAAGCATTCGATATGATGAGCCAGCCCTTCAAGCGAGACCCGTTTGCCGGCGACCTTGACGATACGGTCGGCGCGCCCGTGGAGGGTAAAGCGGGCAGGGTGCTCGTCGAGCAGCTCGATGTGGTCGGCCTGCTCGTGCCACTGTTCCGGCTCGGGCAGCCGTTTTGATCGCAAAAGGGTACGTTTACCGTCGCAGCGCAGCACGACATCATCAAGCGCCTGCCATGTCGTGTCCTGACATGGTCTGCGCCAGGCAATGGCGCCGCTTTCCGAGCTGCCGTAGATTTCGATGAGCTCACTGCCCATCAGGGCTTCGGCCTGTACGGCGGCGTCATGGGGCAGGGGAGCCGCGGCACTGAAAATGCGTCCGGGGGCGCGCTCCGGCATGCCGGTAGTACTTTCCGGCAGGCGGGAAAGCTGGGGCGGTGAGCTGATCAGGGCGCTGACCGGCAGGCGGGTCAGCCACTCGGCCAGCGTCTCGGGCCAGGTCACGATCTCGAGCCCGAAGGGGTGTGAGGTGGCAAGCGCCCTCAAAAGT contains:
- a CDS encoding glycosyltransferase family 2 protein; this translates as MNRTPDRAAFTPCVLVPVYNHEHAIVATCEGLADLKLPIVLVDDGSDAACAGVLDRLAQASDVHLLRLPHNRGKGYAVRHGLAHAQTLGFTHALQVDADGQHDRASLPPFIEAARQAPERLLIGYPRFDHSVPLHRFVSRYITHVWVWFNTLSMALRDTMCGVRLYPLAPLNAMLLRHGCGNRMEFDTEVLVRWFWAGHPVDNLPVRVTYPTDGVSHFRLFRDNVLMARMHLRLTLGMLIRVPMLIFRRCRHRREAQHKSSS
- a CDS encoding AMP-binding protein, with product MIHHSLCAPSLTRCPWLTGEPDDIVAQSGQRVRTRGELWQAIEAWANTPLPAGQDVALYDTDPWRFTTALLGLWHAGHRVWLPGDNLPETVAHLRRHHLTLLGEFVDAWVPAAPVTPSRPIPDLSPDHDAVVLFTSGSSGEPTPIFRTLGQLEAEVAAFERHWPLAEGVVISQVSHQHTWGLTAGLLRALATSHPFGLEIVTWPETLAEWLTRLPVSALISSPPQLSRLPESTTGMPERAPGRIFSAAAPLPHDAAVQAEALMGSELIEIYGSSESGAIAWRRPCQDTTWQALDDVVLRCDGKRTLLRSKRLPEPEQWHEQADHIELLDEHPARFTLHGRADRIVKVAGKRVSLEGLAHHIECFAGVLSARCLTIDHSGGRIGAIVAMTEESIAHDHDTRRALISALRQHLADAFEPVVLPRFWRFVHHLPVNAQGKLTRTMARHLFDDLDDRRQPRWLDIESPTFDQRRITLEVPERLAALEGHFPGRPIVPGIALIHWARQQAERLFGEPDRWRDMRRVRFPAPLLPGDRAVMTLTRQRDDLNITVASHRGQHLQLRLLGVDPAAGARESS